A part of Rhodopirellula bahusiensis genomic DNA contains:
- a CDS encoding DUF1499 domain-containing protein yields the protein MTGTVIAGVVTLAIVARVATLVDDWGRDWTTNHAKWDDSATDPEMRPMRLHKRIANVQSDLKTWVESEPIWQVESIADDSVDAPVADQTQAIHLTRRTRWLRFVDDVHVQLTEEVSSTGEVVTRVDAESQSRVGKGDLGQNPRNLKHLREAFSAE from the coding sequence ATGACAGGAACAGTGATCGCTGGAGTCGTGACGTTGGCAATTGTCGCACGTGTGGCGACTCTCGTCGACGATTGGGGACGAGATTGGACGACCAATCACGCCAAGTGGGATGATTCCGCCACGGACCCAGAGATGCGTCCGATGCGTTTGCACAAACGAATTGCCAATGTGCAGAGCGATCTGAAAACGTGGGTGGAATCGGAACCCATTTGGCAAGTTGAATCGATCGCAGACGACTCCGTTGACGCACCGGTCGCCGATCAAACGCAGGCCATTCATTTGACGCGTCGAACACGGTGGCTGAGGTTTGTCGACGACGTTCACGTGCAATTGACGGAGGAGGTTTCGTCTACCGGGGAAGTGGTCACTCGCGTCGACGCGGAAAGCCAATCCCGCGTCGGCAAAGGTGACTTGGGGCAGAACCCTCGCAACCTCAAACATCTCCGCGAAGCATTTTCAGCGGAGTGA
- the csrA gene encoding carbon storage regulator CsrA: MLVLSRKKNESIVINNDIKIVVVEIRGDKVRLGVEAPREVPVHRREVYDAIQRNNEAADANAPADSNDVS, translated from the coding sequence ATGTTGGTACTCTCGCGAAAGAAAAACGAAAGCATTGTCATCAACAACGATATCAAAATCGTTGTGGTGGAAATCCGTGGAGACAAAGTCCGCCTGGGCGTGGAAGCTCCTCGCGAAGTGCCAGTCCATCGTCGTGAAGTCTACGACGCGATCCAACGCAACAACGAAGCGGCTGATGCAAACGCACCAGCGGATTCCAACGACGTTTCGTAG
- a CDS encoding lipopolysaccharide biosynthesis protein — protein sequence MSTADSATQATTTHSAFRVDSLAIGMIVMLAMTVLGRGIGFIRGMAFCRLMDDTDVGRWSMAFGFITLITPVMLLGIPGVLPRFTEHFRLKRSLTPFVRRIAIGTLACTTVFVTTMLWLPDWFGWIVFLQPQDNRLIYGVAGAVVGMIAYNFVSDLNGSLRQVRMVSCMQFMQGVGFTLLSVAWLIYGGSFTGVVWMFAASCLIAAIPGLWSLIRSWDSAQQISDADLANTNLTQDTKAQSPDDDLPFDLWDMIRRLAPYATALWLMNLIGNLFELSDRYMILHFIPATETMSAEIAGQAAVGQYHSGRIIPMLLLSLGTMIGGVMLPYLSADWEAKRFEAVQTRLRDALLAVSIVFTSGSAVAILLGPWIFNVLLQGRYTDGMTLMPMALCFCTWAALVTVGQNYLWTVEKGKWIPVAMAAGLISNLALNAWLLPMMGLQGAVIATMCSHGVVMTGVWLAMIGCGYQLDVTLVVLSLLPVSLLFSPYVALLLAIAIGLMVWNDDATRHRWLESLPDKVRSKLMPLG from the coding sequence ATGTCGACTGCCGACTCAGCCACTCAAGCAACCACCACCCATTCGGCCTTCCGAGTCGACTCGCTGGCGATCGGAATGATCGTGATGCTGGCGATGACGGTGCTCGGCCGAGGCATCGGCTTCATTCGCGGGATGGCATTCTGCCGATTGATGGACGACACCGATGTTGGACGTTGGTCGATGGCGTTTGGATTCATCACGTTGATCACCCCGGTGATGCTGCTGGGGATCCCCGGCGTATTGCCACGATTCACAGAACACTTTCGTCTCAAGCGTTCGCTCACGCCTTTTGTGCGACGCATCGCAATCGGAACTCTTGCGTGCACCACGGTCTTCGTCACAACCATGTTGTGGCTGCCCGACTGGTTTGGATGGATTGTTTTCTTGCAACCGCAAGACAACCGACTGATCTACGGTGTTGCCGGAGCCGTCGTGGGGATGATCGCTTACAACTTTGTCAGCGACCTCAATGGTTCGTTGCGACAAGTCCGAATGGTCTCATGCATGCAATTCATGCAGGGCGTCGGTTTCACGCTGCTGAGCGTCGCTTGGCTGATCTACGGCGGGTCGTTCACCGGCGTTGTGTGGATGTTCGCTGCATCGTGCCTGATCGCCGCGATCCCTGGCCTTTGGTCACTGATTCGATCGTGGGATTCCGCACAACAAATCTCGGACGCCGACCTCGCAAACACCAATCTCACTCAAGACACCAAAGCTCAATCACCAGACGATGACCTTCCCTTTGATTTGTGGGACATGATTCGCAGACTCGCCCCGTACGCAACAGCGCTCTGGCTGATGAACTTGATCGGCAATCTGTTTGAGCTTTCGGATCGCTACATGATCCTGCACTTCATCCCGGCGACCGAAACGATGTCGGCGGAGATCGCGGGTCAAGCCGCGGTGGGGCAGTACCACTCGGGACGAATCATCCCGATGCTCTTGCTCAGCCTAGGAACGATGATCGGCGGCGTGATGCTGCCGTATTTGTCAGCGGACTGGGAAGCCAAACGCTTTGAAGCAGTGCAGACACGATTGCGAGACGCGTTGCTGGCAGTTTCGATCGTGTTCACCAGCGGCAGTGCGGTGGCCATTCTGCTGGGGCCTTGGATCTTCAACGTTCTCCTGCAAGGCCGCTACACCGACGGGATGACGCTGATGCCGATGGCGTTGTGCTTCTGCACTTGGGCGGCCCTCGTGACCGTTGGGCAAAACTACCTTTGGACGGTCGAAAAAGGAAAATGGATTCCGGTCGCGATGGCAGCGGGATTGATCAGCAACCTAGCTCTCAACGCGTGGTTGCTGCCGATGATGGGCTTGCAGGGAGCCGTGATTGCGACGATGTGCTCCCACGGGGTCGTAATGACCGGCGTGTGGCTGGCCATGATCGGCTGCGGCTACCAGCTGGACGTGACTCTGGTGGTCCTGTCGCTGCTTCCCGTCAGTCTGCTGTTTTCACCGTACGTCGCATTGCTGCTGGCGATCGCAATCGGGTTGATGGTTTGGAACGACGACGCCACCCGTCACCGCTGGCTGGAAAGCTTGCCTGACAAGGTTCGCTCGAAGCTGATGCCGCTGGGCTGA
- a CDS encoding AAA family ATPase → MAVRVDVHELIQLLEITPPDQNIMLVGKHGIGKSQIIAEHFSTRGMKVVPFFLGQMSDPGDLIGLLHKDEASGRSEFLPPFWWPVDGEPIVLFLDELNRARPEILQSVMELGLNKTLAGKRLPAGSVIISAVNEGDEYQLTDLDPALVSRFNLYQFAPTVDDWLLWADQHHVDDRVTGFVQQHPQYLDGEGISPAAEDVDSMSGLVKTPDRRGWARVSDILHGVETIEPVHIKLIAGVVGSSAAMAFRRSLASRLPVTPDQVLLQFTKHRKVIEKMALGELLMLNEQLLVHLVGNPYEDADRTKALKGMLSYLKLLRKRKLDEAVAHLVSMTDQPKYEPAMEFFAESMELTTLLTEYVEGIRIQ, encoded by the coding sequence TTGGCTGTTCGAGTTGATGTTCACGAGTTAATCCAGTTGCTCGAAATCACTCCGCCCGACCAAAATATCATGTTGGTCGGTAAGCACGGGATCGGAAAATCGCAGATTATCGCGGAGCACTTTTCGACTCGCGGGATGAAAGTCGTTCCGTTTTTCCTCGGGCAAATGAGCGACCCTGGTGATTTGATTGGTTTGTTGCACAAGGATGAGGCCTCGGGGCGAAGCGAGTTCTTGCCTCCGTTTTGGTGGCCGGTCGATGGCGAGCCCATCGTGCTTTTTCTGGACGAGCTCAATCGTGCTCGGCCTGAAATTTTGCAATCGGTGATGGAGTTGGGGCTGAACAAGACGTTGGCGGGCAAGCGGTTGCCGGCGGGCAGCGTGATTATCTCTGCGGTCAACGAAGGCGACGAGTATCAGCTGACCGATTTGGATCCTGCACTCGTTTCGCGATTCAATCTGTACCAGTTCGCACCGACGGTCGACGATTGGTTGCTATGGGCGGACCAGCACCATGTGGACGATCGCGTCACCGGGTTTGTGCAACAGCATCCTCAGTATTTGGATGGCGAAGGAATATCGCCGGCAGCCGAAGACGTCGATTCGATGTCGGGGTTGGTCAAAACGCCCGATCGTCGCGGTTGGGCTCGTGTGTCCGACATCCTTCATGGCGTTGAAACGATCGAGCCGGTGCACATCAAATTGATTGCGGGTGTTGTTGGATCATCCGCTGCGATGGCGTTCCGAAGAAGTCTCGCGTCGCGGTTGCCGGTGACGCCCGATCAAGTCTTGTTGCAGTTCACCAAGCATCGCAAAGTCATCGAGAAGATGGCGTTGGGAGAGCTGTTGATGTTGAACGAACAATTGCTCGTTCACCTGGTGGGCAACCCATACGAGGACGCGGATCGAACGAAAGCTCTGAAGGGAATGCTGAGCTATTTGAAGCTGCTTCGCAAACGAAAGCTTGATGAGGCGGTTGCTCATTTGGTGTCGATGACGGATCAGCCGAAGTATGAGCCGGCGATGGAGTTCTTTGCTGAGTCGATGGAGCTGACGACGTTGTTGACCGAATACGTCGAGGGAATCCGAATCCAGTGA
- a CDS encoding DUF2201 family putative metallopeptidase → MASASDTSVSGGPDSKRDAKARERITRVVESWYLVDPLLFAAWTLHEVAPKPEIATLRVAHGRVEFNPEFIASLKREELAEVLRFEAMRILLGHPYARRQPKTELSYSASNLTVQECLRSRLPMPRPREVLGSESHDHQYFEYYYRQLAEREGDQADDSEEANPEPDDPEESLPGDGLGNDSSDANSDDGNDLDTSEDAQSSRYDSESNGMSSEQDEDEEGLSREDSEEPSMDTTSADQNGDSPVASDLESYVDPSQTGGQNADQWDADDLLHEEIKSAVADAAENGGWGTLPGHAQERLLATLRPPLDYRAVLRQFRQSVLSVDRRLTRMRPSRRYGFAQMGSRYDFTTRLLFAVDVSGSMSHRDLQNGFSIVNRFFQYGIRSIDVIWFDTEVRCEPLTFRSARRDVGVTGRGGTDLGCVTRFIDEQRDYDGVVVFTDGDSPQPKRPKNRHTQILWLFKTQAAFRKSASDLKLIGNVAFLKPSRVGASSHVV, encoded by the coding sequence ATGGCTTCGGCGAGCGACACATCCGTTTCCGGTGGACCGGATTCGAAGCGAGATGCCAAGGCACGCGAGCGAATCACCCGCGTCGTTGAAAGTTGGTACCTCGTGGATCCATTGTTGTTCGCCGCGTGGACGCTGCACGAGGTCGCTCCCAAACCGGAGATTGCAACGCTCCGAGTCGCTCATGGTCGAGTCGAGTTCAATCCCGAGTTCATCGCTTCGCTCAAACGAGAAGAGTTGGCAGAGGTGCTGCGGTTTGAAGCGATGCGAATCCTGTTGGGGCACCCCTACGCCCGTCGTCAACCGAAGACGGAGTTGTCTTACTCGGCCAGCAACTTGACCGTCCAGGAATGCTTGCGAAGCAGATTGCCCATGCCGCGACCGCGTGAGGTTCTGGGCAGCGAATCGCACGATCATCAGTACTTTGAATACTACTATCGGCAGCTGGCGGAGCGGGAAGGCGACCAAGCCGACGATTCCGAGGAGGCGAACCCCGAACCAGATGACCCGGAGGAATCGCTTCCCGGAGATGGATTGGGAAATGATTCGTCCGATGCGAATTCAGACGATGGGAATGACCTAGACACTTCGGAAGACGCTCAGTCTTCTCGCTATGATTCTGAATCGAATGGGATGTCGTCTGAACAGGATGAAGACGAAGAGGGCCTCTCTCGTGAGGATTCCGAAGAGCCTTCGATGGATACAACTTCGGCGGACCAAAACGGTGACTCACCAGTCGCGAGTGATCTGGAGTCCTATGTTGATCCGAGCCAAACGGGCGGCCAGAACGCGGATCAGTGGGACGCCGACGATCTGCTGCACGAGGAGATCAAATCCGCGGTCGCCGATGCGGCCGAGAATGGTGGGTGGGGAACGTTGCCCGGGCATGCGCAAGAACGATTGCTGGCGACGCTTCGTCCTCCGTTGGATTACCGAGCGGTCTTGCGTCAGTTCCGACAGAGCGTCTTGTCGGTCGACCGGCGGTTGACCCGTATGCGACCGAGTCGGCGCTATGGCTTTGCTCAAATGGGAAGCCGGTACGACTTCACGACTCGGCTGCTTTTCGCGGTGGATGTTTCGGGATCCATGAGCCATCGTGATTTGCAGAACGGGTTTTCGATCGTCAATCGGTTCTTCCAATATGGCATCCGCTCGATCGACGTCATTTGGTTTGATACCGAAGTTCGTTGCGAACCGCTGACGTTTCGATCGGCTCGGCGCGATGTCGGTGTTACCGGCCGAGGAGGCACCGACCTCGGATGTGTGACCCGGTTCATCGACGAACAGCGTGACTATGACGGAGTCGTCGTTTTCACGGATGGTGATTCGCCTCAGCCAAAGCGTCCCAAGAATCGGCACACGCAAATTCTTTGGTTGTTCAAAACGCAGGCGGCCTTCCGGAAATCAGCTTCGGATTTGAAGCTGATTGGCAACGTGGCTTTTCTGAAGCCGTCACGGGTCGGTGCTTCGAGTCACGTGGTCTAG
- a CDS encoding redoxin domain-containing protein: MTRAPHAAVIDHLPKAILVCVVATFLTHVVGGCTRQPSTELTDDSAIAPEDAPSESIDGNSDEPDASSTDEMIFVRDSEGESVSPGSAPANGESRMATVQTENDVSEIDVPQSVTSRTNGQGKQLARDLGPQQLRTFLSEADIEMGMIASGQSGIEDRTTAFSELKRIASLKREASRRLIEHADASEKDQAIGRRGELQSLSHLASLGDLQAAESLQALAEQLQSDSDPEVRSDSQLVLIGFAIEDLRNGKSDAATRVVSQIDNLLQSSSAPDAATLMVMGQAKDALLQFEHVEEASRVRSMILQEFVEPAEANSDEPDAMAGLTEMARQIAGPNPQVSEATARIQQLMETFITEANENTAVADSAVSSADWKDAVTALANEQPDLLTTQFLAGASLEAETVGRGDLAEATYQVLDDKFAALQDNRGSEARTALQARDNREKIIGKTFDPDLLSTEGNELSMEDYRGKVVLMPFWSAAFPKSLMVVDNLREIVRQYPEDVAIVGMNLDVQSTDVPAFESRNKLSFPSFRSVTDPEASVANSVAYRFGVVSLLFVAVIDQEGKVRAVEFSGRDLTPVVENLLR, from the coding sequence ATGACTCGTGCTCCCCATGCTGCTGTGATCGACCACCTTCCAAAAGCGATTTTGGTGTGTGTGGTCGCGACCTTTTTAACCCATGTCGTCGGAGGCTGTACCCGTCAGCCTTCCACTGAATTGACTGATGACTCTGCCATTGCCCCTGAGGATGCCCCCTCGGAAAGTATCGATGGCAACTCCGATGAACCCGACGCCTCATCTACGGACGAGATGATTTTCGTCCGTGATAGCGAAGGTGAGAGCGTTTCGCCTGGCTCCGCTCCGGCCAACGGCGAAAGTCGCATGGCCACCGTTCAAACAGAGAACGATGTGTCTGAAATTGACGTTCCGCAGAGCGTCACCTCGCGAACCAACGGGCAGGGAAAACAGCTGGCTCGCGATCTGGGACCGCAGCAACTCCGCACATTCCTTTCGGAAGCCGACATCGAGATGGGCATGATTGCGAGTGGTCAGTCCGGAATCGAAGACCGCACCACTGCGTTCAGCGAGCTGAAACGAATCGCGTCGCTGAAGCGTGAGGCCTCACGTCGACTTATTGAGCACGCGGATGCTTCGGAGAAAGACCAAGCGATTGGCCGTCGCGGTGAACTGCAATCGCTCTCACACTTGGCCTCGTTGGGCGATTTGCAAGCAGCAGAGAGTCTGCAAGCTTTGGCAGAACAACTGCAGAGCGATTCCGATCCCGAAGTCCGCTCGGACAGCCAGCTGGTTTTGATTGGTTTTGCAATCGAAGACTTGCGAAACGGCAAGTCGGACGCGGCGACTCGAGTGGTATCGCAGATCGACAATCTCTTGCAATCGAGTTCGGCTCCGGATGCCGCGACGTTGATGGTGATGGGACAAGCGAAGGACGCTCTGTTGCAATTCGAACACGTCGAAGAAGCGTCTCGTGTCCGCTCGATGATTCTGCAGGAGTTCGTTGAACCAGCAGAAGCGAATTCTGACGAGCCAGACGCAATGGCAGGTCTGACTGAGATGGCTCGTCAAATCGCTGGGCCAAATCCGCAAGTGAGCGAGGCGACCGCTCGTATTCAACAGTTGATGGAAACGTTCATCACCGAAGCAAACGAGAACACGGCCGTTGCGGATTCCGCGGTGTCATCGGCAGATTGGAAAGATGCGGTGACGGCATTGGCGAATGAGCAACCTGATCTTTTGACGACTCAGTTCTTGGCGGGTGCAAGTTTGGAGGCCGAAACGGTCGGACGCGGTGATTTGGCGGAGGCGACTTACCAAGTATTGGATGACAAGTTTGCGGCGCTGCAAGACAACCGTGGAAGCGAGGCTCGGACGGCACTCCAGGCTCGCGACAATCGTGAAAAGATCATCGGCAAGACATTCGATCCTGATCTGCTGAGCACGGAAGGAAATGAACTCTCGATGGAGGATTACCGTGGCAAAGTTGTCCTGATGCCATTTTGGTCTGCCGCTTTCCCTAAGTCGCTGATGGTGGTCGACAACCTTCGAGAGATCGTTCGTCAGTATCCAGAGGACGTCGCGATTGTTGGCATGAATTTGGATGTTCAGTCGACAGACGTTCCCGCATTCGAGTCTCGCAACAAACTTTCGTTCCCAAGTTTTCGAAGCGTTACTGACCCGGAAGCGTCCGTTGCAAACTCCGTTGCCTATCGATTTGGCGTGGTTTCGCTTTTGTTTGTGGCTGTGATCGACCAAGAAGGCAAAGTGAGGGCCGTCGAGTTTTCTGGACGAGATTTGACGCCGGTTGTCGAAAACCTTTTGCGTTGA
- a CDS encoding RrF2 family transcriptional regulator yields MLSKTAEYALRAIACMGSQVGKPASADHLAEQTKVPRRYLTRVLQDLGAAGLVRSRPGPGGGYELCVPTDTLTILDVVNTVAPVERIRNCPLGLKSHTELCPLHAELDRAYAATEEAFRGVTIDDLVNSANPILPLCES; encoded by the coding sequence ATGCTTTCCAAAACCGCCGAATACGCTCTCCGCGCCATCGCCTGCATGGGCAGCCAGGTCGGAAAACCTGCCTCGGCAGACCACTTGGCCGAACAAACCAAGGTCCCGCGGCGGTACCTCACGAGAGTGCTTCAAGACCTCGGTGCCGCCGGGCTGGTCCGCTCTCGTCCCGGTCCCGGAGGCGGATACGAGCTGTGCGTCCCAACGGACACGCTCACGATCTTGGATGTCGTCAACACCGTCGCTCCGGTCGAACGCATTCGGAACTGCCCACTCGGATTGAAGTCCCACACCGAACTTTGTCCGCTGCATGCCGAGCTTGATCGAGCCTACGCCGCGACGGAAGAAGCCTTTCGCGGGGTCACGATCGACGACCTTGTGAATTCAGCCAACCCGATCCTGCCTCTTTGCGAAAGCTGA
- a CDS encoding 3-hydroxyacyl-ACP dehydratase FabZ family protein: MAFDTGMNAPNDSTDARHLGPEEIEAKIPHRSPMLLLDEVVEMTENTLHARKTFSADEFFVQGHFPDYPLVPGVIQCECCLQAGAILLSEHTPAAGEFVPVATRMDSVKFKNMVRPGDTVDIHVTLKEQLSNAFFLSGKMLLNGKVTTRLEFACSVTQAQPTPSTESDAKS, from the coding sequence ATGGCGTTTGATACGGGGATGAACGCACCCAACGACTCCACCGACGCTCGGCATCTTGGCCCCGAAGAAATCGAGGCCAAAATCCCCCACCGCTCGCCCATGCTGTTGCTGGACGAAGTCGTGGAGATGACCGAAAACACGCTTCACGCCCGCAAAACGTTCTCGGCCGACGAGTTCTTTGTGCAGGGGCACTTCCCGGATTACCCGCTTGTTCCCGGCGTGATTCAGTGCGAATGCTGCCTGCAGGCCGGTGCAATCCTGCTGTCCGAACACACGCCCGCGGCCGGCGAATTCGTGCCCGTGGCGACTCGCATGGACAGTGTGAAGTTCAAAAACATGGTGCGTCCCGGCGACACCGTCGACATCCACGTGACGCTCAAAGAGCAACTTTCCAACGCGTTCTTTTTGTCCGGCAAAATGCTGCTCAATGGAAAAGTCACCACGCGTCTCGAGTTCGCTTGCAGCGTCACCCAAGCGCAGCCCACCCCATCCACTGAATCGGATGCAAAATCGTGA
- the ilvE gene encoding branched-chain-amino-acid transaminase: MTQAIYINGEYFSREDAKISVYDHGLLYGDGVFEGMRIYSGKVFALEDHMTRLYESARAIMLDIPIKIDALTTAVNETVAKNGLTEGYIRLVVTRGGNQLGLNPFACEDPQVIIIADTISLYPEKFYTEGLDLITASTIRNHPAALSPRVKSLNYLNNIMAKIEAIRAGCIEAVMLNTKGEVAECTGDNIFIVRGDRLITPPIDAGILEGITRNTVIDLARENGIEVAEEAMTRHDIFVADECFLTGSAAEVIPAVKLDGRVIGDGKPGPMTQKLNAAFRKFVAR, from the coding sequence ATGACCCAAGCCATCTACATCAACGGTGAATACTTCTCTCGCGAAGACGCCAAGATCAGCGTCTACGATCATGGGCTGCTGTACGGTGACGGCGTGTTCGAAGGCATGCGAATTTACTCGGGCAAAGTCTTCGCACTCGAAGATCACATGACGCGGCTCTACGAGAGTGCTCGTGCAATCATGCTGGACATCCCGATCAAGATCGATGCGTTGACGACGGCGGTCAACGAAACTGTTGCCAAAAATGGATTGACGGAAGGCTACATCCGCTTGGTCGTCACCCGCGGCGGGAACCAATTGGGGCTCAACCCGTTCGCTTGCGAGGATCCTCAAGTGATCATCATCGCGGACACGATTTCGTTGTATCCCGAGAAGTTCTACACCGAAGGTTTGGATCTGATCACCGCATCCACGATCCGCAATCACCCGGCCGCACTTAGCCCCCGCGTGAAGTCGCTGAACTATCTCAACAATATCATGGCCAAGATCGAAGCGATCCGGGCCGGGTGCATTGAAGCGGTGATGTTGAACACCAAAGGCGAAGTCGCCGAGTGCACCGGCGACAACATTTTTATCGTTCGTGGCGACCGCTTGATCACGCCACCCATCGACGCGGGAATTTTGGAAGGCATCACCCGCAACACAGTGATCGACCTGGCTCGCGAAAATGGGATCGAAGTGGCCGAGGAAGCCATGACGCGTCACGACATCTTCGTCGCTGATGAATGCTTCTTGACCGGCAGCGCCGCAGAAGTCATTCCCGCGGTCAAACTCGATGGCCGAGTCATCGGCGACGGTAAACCCGGTCCAATGACCCAAAAGCTCAACGCCGCCTTCCGCAAATTTGTGGCTCGCTGA
- a CDS encoding SDR family oxidoreductase gives MGVANKKSVAFAIAKQIEQAGGEVIYAVRSEARRDSLTKLLSGRRLIVCDVEQQSEIDAMAAELERENVTLAGLVHAIAFADYSDGIRPFHETTRRQFLQAIDISAFSLVAVCNAVKDRLASDASVVTIGISTTRMASESYGFMAPIKAALESSLAFLTKSFSRFSQVRFNAVAAGLLKTSASAGIPGYVDSYLYAEKVIPRGEAVSTNEVASTAAFLLSPRSSGITAQSIVVDAGMSINYFDADVVGAVTNASVD, from the coding sequence ATGGGAGTCGCCAACAAAAAAAGTGTCGCCTTCGCGATTGCCAAGCAAATTGAGCAAGCCGGCGGAGAGGTCATCTATGCAGTTCGCAGTGAGGCTCGCCGGGACAGCCTGACGAAATTGCTGTCCGGTCGCCGCTTGATCGTTTGCGACGTCGAACAACAATCTGAAATCGACGCCATGGCTGCGGAACTCGAACGAGAAAACGTGACGCTCGCTGGGTTGGTGCACGCAATTGCCTTTGCCGATTACAGCGACGGCATTCGGCCGTTCCATGAAACGACGCGTCGCCAATTCCTTCAAGCGATCGACATTTCGGCCTTTTCATTGGTCGCGGTTTGCAACGCTGTCAAAGACCGTTTGGCGAGTGACGCCAGCGTGGTCACGATCGGTATCAGCACCACACGAATGGCCAGCGAAAGTTATGGCTTCATGGCACCGATCAAAGCCGCGCTTGAATCGTCGTTGGCTTTCCTGACCAAATCGTTCAGCCGGTTCAGCCAAGTCCGATTCAATGCCGTCGCGGCTGGGTTGCTAAAAACGAGTGCGTCGGCGGGAATCCCAGGCTACGTCGATTCGTACCTGTACGCCGAGAAAGTCATCCCTCGCGGGGAAGCGGTCTCGACGAACGAAGTCGCATCGACGGCAGCCTTTTTGCTGTCACCACGCAGCAGTGGAATCACCGCTCAATCGATCGTGGTCGATGCGGGCATGTCCATCAACTATTTTGATGCCGACGTGGTCGGAGCGGTCACAAACGCATCGGTCGACTGA
- a CDS encoding replication-associated recombination protein A: MDLFADQEADHLFAAQPLAARMRPKKLSEFVGQQHILGEGKLLRRLIASGRVGSILLHGPPGTGKTTLAHLIASEQNSELVTLNAISSGVKDVREVLAKARDRVSAGDPRPLLFIDEIHRFNKSQQDALLADVESGIISLIGATTSNPYFAVNAALISRSQLFGLEPVSVDDMRTLLRRAITDRESGLGAQKVKIAEDAIDYLAAAADGDARKALTALEVAVHSHEDASVTISREDVAESMTSRIAGYDATGDDHYDLASALIKSIRGSDVDASLYWLARMLEGGEDIRFLCRRLVILASEDIGNADPQALMIAVSAMQACEMIGLPEAQLTLSQTVAYLSLAPKSNAATTAISAARRDVRDRQVIPVPKMLRCGHYSGAEELGHGDGYRSAHNTDAGVAELDYLGVDRRYYEPVERGFESELASRLQKIREQLGRETK, translated from the coding sequence ATGGACCTGTTTGCAGATCAAGAAGCTGACCACCTGTTCGCTGCTCAGCCCTTGGCCGCGCGAATGCGTCCCAAGAAGCTATCTGAGTTCGTCGGCCAACAACACATATTAGGCGAAGGGAAACTGCTCCGACGATTGATCGCCAGCGGTCGAGTCGGTTCGATTTTGTTGCACGGCCCACCGGGCACCGGCAAAACCACGCTTGCTCACCTGATCGCATCGGAGCAAAACAGCGAACTGGTCACGCTCAATGCAATCAGCAGCGGCGTCAAAGACGTTCGCGAAGTGCTGGCCAAGGCTCGCGATCGCGTCTCGGCGGGTGATCCCAGACCCTTGTTGTTCATCGATGAAATTCATCGCTTCAACAAATCTCAGCAAGACGCTTTGCTCGCGGATGTCGAATCGGGCATCATTTCTTTGATCGGAGCCACGACTAGCAACCCTTACTTCGCAGTCAACGCAGCGTTGATCAGCCGCAGCCAACTGTTCGGGCTGGAACCGGTCTCCGTCGACGACATGCGGACACTGCTTCGGCGAGCGATCACCGACCGGGAATCCGGATTGGGTGCACAGAAGGTCAAGATCGCAGAAGACGCCATCGACTACCTCGCTGCCGCCGCGGATGGTGATGCTCGCAAAGCACTCACGGCCCTCGAAGTCGCGGTGCATAGCCATGAAGATGCATCGGTGACGATCTCACGAGAAGACGTTGCCGAATCCATGACCAGCCGCATCGCCGGCTACGATGCAACCGGCGACGATCACTACGACCTTGCCAGCGCACTCATCAAAAGCATTCGCGGCAGCGACGTCGATGCGTCGTTGTACTGGCTCGCTCGCATGCTCGAAGGCGGTGAAGACATTCGCTTCCTTTGCCGGCGACTGGTGATCCTGGCCAGCGAAGACATTGGCAATGCGGACCCGCAAGCGTTGATGATCGCGGTCAGCGCCATGCAGGCATGTGAGATGATCGGATTGCCCGAAGCCCAACTCACGCTCAGCCAAACGGTGGCCTACTTGAGTCTCGCACCCAAGAGCAATGCAGCGACGACCGCGATCAGCGCAGCCCGCCGCGACGTTCGCGATCGCCAAGTCATCCCCGTTCCGAAAATGCTTCGCTGTGGACACTACTCCGGCGCAGAAGAACTGGGGCACGGCGATGGATACCGATCCGCTCACAACACCGATGCCGGAGTGGCAGAGTTGGACTACTTGGGAGTCGACCGACGCTACTACGAACCCGTCGAGCGTGGTTTTGAATCGGAACTGGCATCGCGACTGCAGAAAATTCGCGAGCAACTGGGTAGAGAAACCAAGTGA